In Pyxicephalus adspersus chromosome 12, UCB_Pads_2.0, whole genome shotgun sequence, a genomic segment contains:
- the CHRM5 gene encoding muscarinic acetylcholine receptor M5, producing MDPNSTTLNPTNGTNHLKTHSLWEVITIATVSAVVSLITIVGNILVMVSFKVNSQLKTVNNYYLLSLACADLIIGIFSMNLYTSYILIGHWSLGSLACDLWLALDYVASNASVMNLLVISFDRYFSITRPLTYRAKRTPKRAGIMIGLAWLISFILWAPAILCWQYFVGERTVPPEECQIQFLYEPIITFGTAIAAFYIPVSVMTILYCRIYKETEKRTKDLAELQGSESVADFEMMRPQGTLLKSCFSCKQQTLTKRERCQASWSSSSRSTSATVKISHSPNISSEWVKEDQLTTCSSYPSSDDEDKQAKEGVFQGGYKNQTAAQKEEETKHILTKEQPPLNEYDSERFFLTPNKAHAQKSQKCVSYKFRIVVNDDGSQEVNNGCRKVKITPCSSMSKAHSLRNMDPSFSNHITKRKRMVLIKERKAAQTLSAILLAFIITWTPYNIMVLVSTFCSDCIPSSLWHLGYWLCYVNSTVNPICYALCNKTFRKTFKMLLLCRWKKKSVEDKLYWYGQHPPSHNKLP from the coding sequence ATGGATCCAAATTCTACCACCCTGAACCCCACTAATGGGACAAATCATCTAAAAACTCACAGCCTTTGGGAGGTTATTACAATTGCCACAGTCAGTGCTGTGGTTAGTCTTATCACAATTGTGGGCAATATCCTTGTTATGGTTTCATTTAAGGTGAACAGCCAGCTGAAGACTGTGAACAACTATTACCTTTTAAGCCTGGCCTGTGCGGACCTCATTATTGGAATTTTCTCAATGAATCTGTACACATCCTACATTTTGATTGGCCACTGGTCCCTAGGCAGCCTGGCATGTGATCTGTGGCTTGCTTTGGATTATGTAGCAAGTAACGCATCAGTGATGAACCTGCTGGTCATTAGTTTTGACAGGTATTTTTCTATAACAAGACCATTAACTTACAGAGCAAAACGTACACCTAAAAGAGCAGGAATCATGATTGGACTAGCCTGGTTAATTTCTTTCATCTTGTGGGCCCCAGCTATTCTCTGTTGGCAGTATTTTGTAGGAGAACGCACAGTGCCACCAGAGGAATGTCAAATACAGTTCCTTTACGAACCAATAATTACCTTTGGTACGGCCATTGCTGCCTTTTACATTCCAGTGTCAGTGATGACCATTCTGTACTGCCGCATCTATAAAGAGACAGAAAAGCGTACCAAAGATCTGGCTGAGCTGCAGGGTTCTGAATCAGTGGCGGATTTTGAAATGATGAGGCCTCAAGGAACTTTGCTTAAATCATGTTTTAGCTGCAAGCAGCAGACCCTCACCAAAAGAGAGCGGTGTCAGGCTTCCTGGTCATCATCCAGTCGCAGTACATCTGCCACTGTCAAGATCTCCCACAGTCCCAATATTTCCAGTGAGTGGGTGAAAGAAGACCAGCTAACCACATGCAGCAGCTACCCTTCCTCAGATGATGAGGACAAACAAGCAAAAGAAGGTGTCTTCCAGGGTGGCTACAAGAACCAAACTGCAGCtcagaaagaagaagaaaccaAACACATTCTCACAAAAGAGCAACCACCGCTTAATGAATATGATAGTGAAAGATTCTTCTTAACCCCAAATAAAGCCCATGCACAGAAAAGTCAAAAGTGTGTTTCTTATAAGTTTAGAATTGTTGTGAACGATGATGGCTCTCAAGAAGTGAATAATGGatgcagaaaagtaaaaattactcCCTGCTCCTCCATGTCCAAAGCACACTCTTTAAGAAACATGGACCCCAGCTTCAGTAATCATATCACCAAACGCAAAAGAATGGTTCTTATTAAGGAACGCAAAGCAGCGCAGACACTAAGTGCTATTCTTCTAGCTTTCATCATCACTTGGACTCCTTACAACATCATGGTTCTGGTGTCTACCTTTTGTTCTGACTGTATCCCCTCTTCCCTTTGGCACTTGGGCTACTGGTTGTGCTATGTCAATAGCACTGTTAATCCTATTTGTTATGCGCTGTGCAACAAAACCTTCCGCAAGACTTTCAAAATGTTGTTGCTTTGCCgctggaagaaaaaaagtgtgGAAGATAAACTATATTGGTATGGGCAGCATCCGCCCAGCCACAACAAGCTGCCATGA